TTGCCTACAACTACATCGTAGCGGAGGAACAGGATCACTCCCAGAATGGTTAGTACGCTCGGGGTAAATACGCCCCCGAATGTTCCGAATTTCTTAGGCTGTCTCTCTGCGTTTGGTTTGTCTTTTGCCATAATGGTTTGGTTTTTTAATCGGGGATAATGATGTTTTCCAGACCCGAAGGAGGTTCGGGATAGTTTAAATTCAACGATTTCATGCGCTCCAGTGTGATGCTGCCCACCATAAAATCCCTGGCCCATTTCCGGTTGGCCGGTATTACATACCAAGGGGCATGCTGTGTGCTGCATTCATTCAAAGCCCTGTTAAAAGCCTGCATGTAATTATCCCAGTATGTTCGCTCCTCAAGATCACTCTTATCAAATTTCCATTGCTTATCGGGTCTTTCAAGCCGCTTTTCCAGGCGGTCTTTTTGTTCTTTCCTGCTGATATGGAGCATGAATTTAAGCACCAATACATGATTTTCCGTAAGGTACTTTTCAAAGGCATTGATCTGGGCATATCGCTTTTCGATTTCTTTATCCGGCACCAGGTTGTGCACGCGGGCAATAAGCACATCCTCATAGTGCGAACGGTTAAAAATTCCGATCATCCCTTTACGGGGGATCTCTTTATGAATCCGCCACAGATAATCATGTTCCAGCTCAGTTCCACAGGGT
This is a stretch of genomic DNA from Bacteroidales bacterium. It encodes these proteins:
- a CDS encoding polyphosphate kinase 2 family protein — translated: YAVLILFQAMDTGGKDGTIRHVFGPLNPQGVRVINFKAPCGTELEHDYLWRIHKEIPRKGMIGIFNRSHYEDVLIARVHNLVPDKEIEKRYAQINAFEKYLTENHVLVLKFMLHISRKEQKDRLEKRLERPDKQWKFDKSDLEERTYWDNYMQAFNRALNECSTQHAPWYVIPANRKWARDFMVGSITLERMKSLNLNYPEPPSGLENIIIPD